Part of the Osmia bicornis bicornis chromosome 7, iOsmBic2.1, whole genome shotgun sequence genome, ttAACATCATGTTCAAAGCaccaattaataaaaaatgaccTAGATAATtgagtaaaaataatatttatatacatgATTATCCCCTTTCGAAATTATGCTCCAATTTTCAGAACTGTAAAAAAATGTTCTACTCAGACCTGCATAACAGTTGCCAACAGCAGATTCTATTGTATGTATAGCAAATGTTCctttaaaatacaaattttcttctttcgtttcaTGGAAAGTTATTGTTCCTTTTCAAATGATTTGGTCgaaaatatatattctttATACGATACACCTGTCATCATAAATGCACCTCACTAAACAGACCTTGAAGGTGCAAAGGTTGACAAAGTTCACATATTTTAAGGGAAAACTTgcgttaatatttaatttcacgtTCTGCGATCGAAAATATAAGTAAACATGAACAATCACAATTGTCAAAAGCGCAGATTTTTGTTCTTTAATTTATCTATCGAATGTGAATCgaaaaaaattcgaactaaGGCTTACCTGCACGTTAATGCAATTCTCAATACACACGCCATATTGGACACGACTACTACACAGATATCACGCGTCTTCTGGAACCAGGTAGCTTAGCTACGTTACAATATAATCTGTATCGATCACGCTTTTTAAGTTTCttacagaaaaatttaaatatccaAAAGCTCGTTTTAATGTTATACAAACATTACTTGATATAAATTCGCGTTCTGCATATTCGACGCATAACTGCTTTATAATGCATTTAACTGCCTCTGACgacaatttttcataaattcagaaaattatGCGATTAGCGTCGCATAAACATGAAATGGATCATTGCTGTCACTCGAATAGATGCGTTTGTTGAATTAAGATAATACTACTGTAAGGAATACCAATTACCATAACACTACACAATCTTATAATAAactacatatttatatttcaaaatactGTGTAGTGTGATTATTGTAAATGTTATCTTAAATTTAATGCTATCTTTACATCAAAGAAGTCTTCATTTGCAATTTCATATTTCCCATAAAAGCGTGCGAGTCAATTGATATATTCATAAAACTTTTAATTGCAAATGAAAGTTCATTCTGATTAAATGAAAAGGTTTCATACTGATTTGAAAGTATTTCTTAgtgatttaataatttatttattctttacatATGCTGTGCATATGCATATTCAGAtggttaattttaaaaaaggaatAACATTATTAATCGTTAATGTGCCCTTGTAGGTAAAATAATGATTGTGCCCTATTAATAAGTCAATATAGATATATAAGTTACTTTAAGTTTATACtataatgtatattttgttgagaaattgtattaattaatgataacAATGAGTATCATTGTATTCaaacaaaataacaaataaaaatcattttgctGTTCCAAGTTGCCTACACTGCACTGGTTATACATGTGTATATTCCGTGCTctccttatacatatgtatcaatgactacagatccaacaaCACAATATTAACACAATTTTGACTTCCTCTGAATCTATGttttagaaattattaaaaatcaacACAAGAccgaaaaattatattaaaataattctttgacAAAGTTGTAgtttaaaaagaccgccataaGCCAAAGTCTCTTAAAATACGGAcccagcgccatctatacgaaAGCGGCGGAAACTACTCGACGATTTCAGAACCCTGGTCGGTAATGAGGGAATATTATCGCCATCTATCCGAAAATCGCGGGAACTAATCGTCGAGAATTTTCCGCCGCTTTTGTATAGATCGCGCTAGGATCGAATTTAATAAGTTTTGATTTATGGcggttttttttaaatataagtttgtcaaataattattattataataatttttcggttTTGTGttgatttttaatgatttGTAAAAAATAGGATCAGAGGGAGTCAAAATTGTGGCTTTTCAGTTGGGAGGACGAAGTGTAATAGAAGAGGGATATATGCAGACCTCCATTCACATGGGGGTATCTGAGATCCCGAAATCATGATCCCTTGAGAACAAAAGCATGTCTAGTCTttgtatctgtagtcactgctcTCTTAGgattttgttttcttttgtaGATCTTTCGTAATTAAGAAAGAACGTTGACATGCCGTTGCAAGTTCACGACGTTCAGGTAATTTCTTAAAGGAACAGTTAATGTTTGTATGGGTAAATCGAATATTTCATGTAGACGAGAGGTGTAATGAATTTAAAAGCTGTTCATTATCCTGTCATGTTTTAACATTgtgtttattttgtttatttaataacgTCCTTTACTAATTTTGTTTTAACGCATATATTACTACAGAAATAATGTAACATTTTGAAATAGTTTCCTATGTATactgtaattaatattcaatatttcatACATACAGCAAAATGTGGTGGAGCCTATGCAAGTCGATGCTCCTGCAGAGGATAATGATAATGCAGAAGAAGAACCATATATTGTAGAAAACCCAACTTTGGTTTGTATAATTTGTCATTGAATTGTTTAATAGTTTATCCTAAAAGGAGTTATTGCAAGGAAATACTTAAATATTTCAGGTACTTTAAGTGTTTTATGTTTCATTCCTTTTTTGTTCAGGATTTGGAAGTATATGCAAACAGCTACACAGGTCTTGCCAAATTATACAGGCTAATATACATAGCTGATCATTGTCCAATGTTAAGGATAGAAGCATTAAAAATGGCTATATCTTATGTGATGACAACATATAATGTTTCTCTTTATGTGATACTACATAAGAAGCTAGTACAAGCTGTAGGCACGCCTGGATTACCAGATGTTGCAGCACAGTCAACATCTCAAGATATGTTAACCTTAGACCAAGCTTGGGTTGATTCTCGCTCTAAAAAGGCTGCTTTAAAACTAGAGAAATTTGATACGGATCTTAAAAACTATAGAAGTAATTCAATTAAAGAAAGTATCAGAAGAGGTCATGACGACTTGGGGGATCATTACCTGGACTGTGGAGATCTTGTTCATGCCTTAAAATGTTATTCCAGAGCACGCGATTATTGTACCAGCGGCAAACATGTTGTTAATATGTGCCTAAATGTTATTAAAGTTTctgtttatttacaaaattggACTCACGTATTAAGTTATGTAACAAAGGCTGAAAGCACACCAGATTTTTCTGATGTACACGGTAAAGATAATAACCAATTTATAGTCACAAAGTTAAAAGTTGCTGCTGGTTTAGCAGAATTAGCCACAAGAAAGTATAAAATGGCAGCAAGACATTTTCTGCAAGCGTCGTTGGATCATTGCGATTGTCCTGAACTGTTATCTCCTGGAAATGTTGCTCTGTATGGTGGACTTTGTGCTTTGGCAACTTTTGATAGGCAAGAATTACAGAAGCAAGTCATTTTTAATAGTTCCTTTAAATTATTCTTAGAATTAGAACCACAATTGAGAGATATCATctttaaattttatgaatCAAAATATGCATCGTGCTTAAAATTACTAGATGAAATAAAGGATAACATACTTTTGGACATGTATATAGCACCGCATGTTAATGTATTGTACacaaaaattcgaaatagggcattaatacaatatttcaGTCCATACTTGAGTGCAGATATGAAACGTATGGCAACTGCTTTTAATAGAACAGTTTCAGAGTTAGAAGATGAGCTCATGCAGTTGATTCTTGATGGTCAAATACAAGCCCGTATTGATTCCCATAATAAGGTAATTAACTAGTTACTATCAgtattgatatttttataataaacctATTGGAATTTTCTACACTCATTTTCAGATCTTGTACGCAAAGGATGTTGATCAACGTAGTACGACTTTCGAAAAATCTATGAGTGTTGGAAAAGAATATCAAAGGCGCACTCGCATGTTAATTTTACGAGCCGCTATGTTAAAGCAACAAATTCAAGTAAAGGTAATTGTAAAGTacaatagaaattttattaaaactctACAAATACAGTCCGATTTTTTGTTAATGTTATAGAGTCCTCAACGTGAAAGTACTCAAGCAGGAGAGATGTCAGTTAACTGGAAGCAATAGTTCAGTGGTAAGAAATTGAACTGTGACTTATACTAATTTTTTGGCTAATAAGTACGTTTCTGTAGATTACTGTCACGGTcagtaaaatatgaaaaagtaCTTCTGTACCATATTGAAAATCATAACATAATATATTTAAGATGCTGATActaaatttgattttaataatcACTACACAACATGTATATATTACGATATATTATAAGTAAAAAGttagtatttttaaaatcGTGCTAATCACGCGTATAAACAAATCTTGGTATTATGTACACTAGAAATTTGattatcaataaatatatgaacatgtttttttttcacgttTAACGACATCTCTTATTTTCAAATCATCCATTATATGTTTTCGTATAGTATCATTAtcttatatattataataccACTAATTGATACGtacttatttttttaatactgATTATTACACAAATAcacatttgaaaaattatggGATGTTACGTTTAAAAAAGTACTTTTTCTtcagaaaaaatgaaaagttgtTGTATTATGTTAGCGTTTATTGCacgtaaaataaattatattttacacaTAATCTATTCAGAACATTGTACTATAAACAGTGTATAACAAAGATCGTACATGGAAATTatatatagatttaataattacaatagaTTGTTCGTGCTTTTATAGACATTttgtacatatgtaatatCCGTACATTTTGATACAACATTTCACTAAAATTCTgacataataaaaaacatataAAAGTTCATGTCCTGTTAGTCATAATgctaaaaaaatatttatatcgtTCAacgatttctttttgttaattttgtactattatatatacaaaattatatattgtatGGTTGTACAATATTTATGACACTTGTATTATTAAGAACAGCGATTATGTGAAAGTAGCATTATTTCTTAAGTACTGAACAAAATGTTCTTCTTTTGCTTAtgttttgaaataaatgttcATGCGCGCTGAAAGAATTGCAATACTTGATGAAATATTGAACTATTCGACTGTTTCAGTTGAAATTGAATACATATCTAGATCAATgaaatgtttttctttaactGTTCGGGTAATCGATGTTCCAGTAGCAACATGCgtcataaaataattgtttgtttaGTAAAATATCTTACATTAAAGtagaaaacaaaattatagtacatttttataaaagtacCATAACAACAAATAACTAGTTACAAAAATTGTACATAGATATTATTCTTAATACTAATAAATAACGAATCTCTGTAACAAATGTTGCGAGGATTCCATTAGTAGTTTTCCTCTTGAACCTGAAAAAAGTAtgttattattgaaattaaatttgtatataACAGAAAGTGTTCAGTAATCGTGCAATGgtgtattatatttcttctttcttctttcttcatttAAAAGATAAAAGGTTTTTTACACTAATATACTAGACTTTTAGTTTTTCAATTaagaaacaattatattgAATATAACTGGTTAGGAACAATTAAGATAATCATAATTTATGTAGCAAGCCTTATTGCCTTTATTGAATCATCAATTCTCGCGTGAAAAATGGTACatgaaattgtaataatactttattatcaaattataaatttaataatacaatTGTTTCTAGAAAGACaattcaaaatcaaaatgtGATTTTTagtttgaaataaatcatTATCTAATGttctgtttaaaataaatgataacgaatttatataattatttctattacatAAACAACATTCTTTGGTTACTGTGATCACTGTGCTTAATTGTGCGTAATATTTGGTAATAGCTTTCATGGATAAACTATCTTTATATGTACTGCATATAACGTAATACACAAAATTCGGatcatataaaatatatagaaaCTCAACAGTATTATAACTCCAAAATtggattataaaatatatcaaaGTATTATGTGTATAGTGTAATTTCTTCCAAAGAAATGAAGTAAGCGAATAAGGAAAACCAGCAACAcaaaatatacagggtgttaaagAATTCCTTGAAGACTTCTACACCGTTGGATAGATCACGAAAATTCGAAGCGAAAAGTTCTGTAGCATTTTTCGATGGGATCACTAGTTTAGCCACATTttgttgttgaaaattgaaaaattgacctAACCTCCTCTGCCGCCGACGAACGCGCCGCTGAGCGTCGCGTTTACGCATGCGCCGATAGCGctgattggtcaatttttcaattttcaacaatgaAATGTGGCTGAACTACTGATCCCATCGAAAAATGCTACAGAACTTTTCGCCTCGATATTTCGTGATCTATCTAACGGTGTAGAGGTCTTCAGGGAATTTttgaacaccctgtatacatgtaaaaatactaaaagctcaacatttttataatatttacaaaatttgaatattactCGAACGAGTgatttaaaatacatattgtGCGACATACTGTTTTAATTActgcaaataaaaattaaaaaagcaCATTAAAGGCGTTTCGGTTTATATACCTTTAAAGCAGCTGAAACACCAACGGCAACGAGAATTCCAAAACCAAATGCTAGAAGATGAGGAATGTATTTGATTCCTGGTATATCGGGTCGTTTTGCTATCATAAGTGATAAGAAAGATAATTTCTTATCGGAATATGGCGGATAACGACACCTACAATGTTCAATTATTTTGTTGTACAACATTTTAGTAGATTAGAGTATGTATTagtaaaattaaagaaaattcgCTTACGATGCTATTGATTCGACTAATTTGTTGTAATCTTTAATAAGGCAGCCTTTTTTGTGCACAAACGTGTCGAAAGTGTACTTTCCATGGTAACATCCCATACCAGAATATCCAACTCCACCAAATGGTAGAGTATCAACtaaaatatcaatatttataaattacccTGCCATTGTAACATGCACATGAAATAGTATAAAAAATGTACAATATTCACATAGTTTAAAAGAAATCAAGTGCACTGTGCATGTCTGCAAAGTGGAAACAGAATTGCTACAGATTTACAATGAAACATAGAAAGCATATGATAGCAatgatgaataaaaaaatgtatttacatataaaatatatcCAAACAAAGCAAAcaaagaataacgaaataccTGCTGCATGCATCATTACATCATTTACACAAACATCACCACTGCTTGTATTTTCAAGAAACAGTGATATAGTACTCTCATCACTGCTAAATATGTACAATGCTAGTGGCTTCTCCCTGTTCAAAATATGTAATgctttataaattatctaaatgataaaatgataCCATGTATAGAACTACATATAGCTTAATATCTAACTTAAGTTATGCAAAATTAGAGCTTAAAGTAAAGACTCATTCTACATTTTTTACagcaataattattatttacaatcaaattaaatactttattaaataaaagtgTAAATTAgagataatattaatagagATACTAGCTATAAACCACCACCATAAACCCAGTAAATAAGTACCAATTATATGACACCCTTGATTATCATCAGCATACCAACGCGATTCGATAATGCAACACAAAACCAATAccttatttcatttttagtaAATAACTTTATTCAGTATATGAAATAAAGTTACTTACTAcagtaaatatttaaatatagcAAAATTAAGTGTAACCAAAATTCATAACTGCATGCGTTTCATCTATATACaggtttatttttaataccgcgattagaaaatattaattacagtATCACTAGTAGGAAAGAGTAATGTATTCATTTCAAAATACTCAACAGCTACATAGTAGCAAGGCATTTGGCAATCATTACCCAATGACCTCACTCACCCGTAAATTGCATTATCGTTTCGTTGACTGCCACGCTTCCACTTTGAGtctgatttattattaattcttGAACTCGCTTATCCTTGGTAAATACATAAAGTACAAGTGGGGAATTGCTAAacgtaaaaaattaattgctaTAAATTTTGTAGAAATTGACAGAGTCTAAAAATCATTGTAGAAAAAACTACCCTGATTTGCTAAATCATATTGTGtagaaacaaattttataacaaacatataatttataattaataatagttGACATGTTATTCACTTACCGGCTATTGATAAATTTAATTGCTTCATAAGCATTGTTCACTGTTACAAAAGGTAATATCGGACCAAATATTTCATCTTGCATTACAGGATCTGTAGGCTTCACATCGATGAGTATGGTTGGTGAGATATACTTATCAACAGGGTCACAGTTACCTCCTATAGCTACTTTACCGTTTCCACTTAAATATTTTACGAGACGTCTGTAATCAGtgttataatttaaaataatgtacaATGTGATAacaagaaatttattatacaattataCTAACTGATAATGATTGTCGCTAATTATACGCGCTAAGTCTGGACTCTCTTTAGGATTTTCACCATACCATTCTTTCAAGACCTTTTCTGCCTCTGGTATAAATTTGTTTTGTACTTCAGGTGTGCAAATTATATAGTCTGGTGCAATGCATGTTTGGCCAACATTAATACATTTTCCCCAAAGTATTCTTTTTACAGCTATACTTATATCTGCTGTATTATCTATGTACACGGGACTATAAATTGTCATGATTAGCTTATATTAATCAGTTCTTTAAATTAGacgatttataaaattaaacgtTACCTTTTTCCACCCAATTCTAGTGTAACGGgtgttaaaaatttattagctGCTTCACGGATGATTTTTCCAACCGATGTCGAACCCGTATAAAATATGTAATCAAACTTTTGTTTAAGTAACTCTGTCGTTTCAGGAACACCTCCTAACACTACATGAACACATTCctataaaatgtaaaatagaTTATAATACGAAACATTTTGAAACACAATTTGTTTACAACTTTTATTCATTACAGATTTATTTACTTACTGAATCTAAATATCGTGGAAGAATTTTTGCAAGAAGTTGTGATGTAGCAAGAGATAGTTCTGACGGCTTAAGGATAACACAATTTCCAGCAGCTATTGCACCAATTACAGGAATTAAACATAACTGTAAGGGATAATTCCATGGCCCTATAACAAGAACTATACCGTACGGATCTTTTCGAATTTCAACTTTATCTAACATATTGACCATTGCTTTTGGAGGCTAAAAAGGTAAAAACATATTCAGATTATTATGTACACTATATAAACTAAAAGAATTATATACAGAATAAAGATCAAATATACTTTTTCATCAGCAGACCATTCCTTGATATGCATAAGCATATCTTTGATTTCTCCTTCTACAATTTGAATTTCCATAGCTATACTCTCAAATTTACACTGAAACAAAAAGTGCATAGTATGAATAAAAGGCTTATAGAAGgattacaatattattcaagaaatataatatataatattataccCTATGTAAATCGGATGCAAGGGCTGATATAATTTCTGATTTGCATTCTTCTAACATAAGAAGTGTctgttttaattgtttttttctcCATTCTAATGGCCTTGTTTTGCCAGTAAAAAAAGTGTTCCGTGTTCGTTCAACAAGCTgcaaacaaattataaatgtaaatacaaaacataatgattaatattcttttattgaCTATTTTCAGTTgtaagtataaaatataaaataaaataatatacttaCACTTGCATAGTCTGTTACCATTTTACCATTAGAATATgctaaaatgaaaaaaaatatgaataattaattgatattGTTAAAAAGTAAACTTAATTACAGCTTTCTTCAGAGTGTATAGGTTCCAATacatataacaaaaatatttatcttaGAAGTATCTTATTAGGAAAACATGATGTTATTAATACATTATACTTTACAAACATATGATAATACATGgaataaatatgaaaagaaatttcaagtcTCTTCAGATGCgaataattcaaagaaaacaTTTAAATGTACTGTAACTTTTCCCAAAGTCAACAGGTTAAATATATGTAGGTACATTTATATAGAAGATACAATCCTTTTCAACTTAACTTAACTTTTTATGTTTAATATAAACTTAATGAgatgtaaaaattaattgtatgaATTATTTTAAGGGGAAAGATTTAATACGGTATTATacggagaaaaaaaagaaaaagataatgTGAGATAAATATACCCGTTTACGACaagtataaagaaaaaaacattAAAGCATTTATCATAATTAAGTGTcttcataaatattaaacagATTGTGTGGGCGTTATGGACAAATAAAGCAATAGAGATTTTAATTCATGAATATGAACCTGtttcaacaaaatttaatcgactgaaatgttttataagcgattaatacaaattttcaaaaaaatattaatacatatgagatatttttaatatccaTTTAAGATTTTCTATTTAACATTCCAACTTAAGATGTAAGTCGTCGATGTTAATACGTACCGAGCATCTGTACCAAGTGCTATGATAAGCtataattattatgaaatatttttaatgcaTATAGATAAGATTGCTCGTTAATACCAACTTAAGATGTTCGAAATACGTAATTTAAAAATCTAATTTTGCTTCAAGGATTGAGTTGATTTGAATTTTTGTGATTATGAAATTATGCAGTTGAGTAAATAATCAATCTTTTGGCCGTGAtgtctttttatattttcgcgATAAGACGTGCAACTTTCAGATTACGTTATCCGtgaaactttaaattgatataagTTGTAACATGTAAATatattcaatataaaattacaatctacaataaaataaaaaagcacgagagaaaatatattttaaaataggTTTCATCTCAGAAGTATATCTTACATTTTAGATTTACATCATTTTACatgaattaaatattacatttataataaaaagagatACAAATAGGTAATAGTGTGCAGTAAATGATAGTGtaacataaataaatgtttatttaaacaataattAACGCTTGCAATAACAAGATATAAGTACTATTTACAGACAAGATATAAATACTCTAAATAAATAATGGCTGAGCATAAACCTGATATTTATTGCATGAATGATGAAATGTTAAACAAAAGTAAGCTTATAATGAAAGTATTAAAATGTTAGAATTATAGAACGGTTGGCAGCCCTATCCTTTGCGTATCTTTCGAAGGACAAATATTACATACCGACACTTCTTACTCTGGAGAAGGCTGGAAAAAAACTGACAAGAATCGGCTGTCACTTATGAGAAAAGCATTTCTTACAATACTGGTTTACTGTGCGAACAGCTTGATCGATAAGAagaatacatacatatatcttgAGTTTTGCTACAGAGGTCAGCACAATGCTGATGTTGAGCACCGCAGGAACAGGATTTTGAAATCAGTATACGTTTAGTGCGGGACCGTGAACATGTGTTGGGTATTAGTTACCCGGTTTAATTGTGTTTTTGTGTATAATTATGTCACGTAATGAAGAGCAGGtgagaaatatttcaagaatcTAATTACATTAAGCATTATACATCGATAGAAACgataatttttgttaaaagaTATGATAATTTGCAATTTCCCGAAATGACAAGAATTGGTATCGTTTGGTTTCAGAATTGGCGTTGTTTGGTTTCGAGAATTGGTGTCATTTGCTTGTAAAATCATCAATCAACCTCAATTTCCAATGATCTGACGACAGAATACGTGAgtaatgatataaaatatactatttaattctaaaatagtataaaatatacagaaaTTATTACGTGCTGGTTAGACAAGTTTACCGCGGTTCATTTGCGCGcgaaaattcaaattctcgGCCATGTTGGAAGGGCAGATCGAATACTGTGTATTACGAATTCTAACTTAtacaataatgatattaacCAAAATGTGCAAGGTGCATTCATTAAAATCATGTCAATTGCATAGTTATGTGTTCTTTCACTTTCGTGCAGTGaaatttatacaatttaattctttaaatttgTACCATTGTCGTGTATTACGTGTGTTGGTTCCACATTAATTTTTACGTGGTTCATTTTTCAATGTTGCTATTATCTTCAAACGAATAGCGTTTATTTTcctaaataattaatgataattaatgataattattaatgatatttatgaaaaattatctGATCTGTGAGTACAATTCATGGTATTCTGAGATTGAATCTATTTCTTCATACATTTTTTGTTCATTAATCGAGAAGTAAGCAGAcgttaatttaaatattggaTTACACGATGGTTTGCTACGGGTTGGTTGTCacaattgttataaaaaagaaacttggCAATCTGTTTGTCATATGTATTCGCCAGGATTACCGATGTATATTTACCATTACTGCGGTTCAGATGATTCTGATTAACAATAAGACTGCTGACTTAATGA contains:
- the LOC114875354 gene encoding COP9 signalosome complex subunit 1, with product MPLQVHDVQQNVVEPMQVDAPAEDNDNAEEEPYIVENPTLDLEVYANSYTGLAKLYRLIYIADHCPMLRIEALKMAISYVMTTYNVSLYVILHKKLVQAVGTPGLPDVAAQSTSQDMLTLDQAWVDSRSKKAALKLEKFDTDLKNYRSNSIKESIRRGHDDLGDHYLDCGDLVHALKCYSRARDYCTSGKHVVNMCLNVIKVSVYLQNWTHVLSYVTKAESTPDFSDVHGKDNNQFIVTKLKVAAGLAELATRKYKMAARHFLQASLDHCDCPELLSPGNVALYGGLCALATFDRQELQKQVIFNSSFKLFLELEPQLRDIIFKFYESKYASCLKLLDEIKDNILLDMYIAPHVNVLYTKIRNRALIQYFSPYLSADMKRMATAFNRTVSELEDELMQLILDGQIQARIDSHNKILYAKDVDQRSTTFEKSMSVGKEYQRRTRMLILRAAMLKQQIQVKSPQRESTQAGEMSVNWKQ